CAATACTCATCTCACCCCGTTGTAAGAGTTGTTTGGCTCGTTCCACCCGCTGTTGAATCACATACTGATGTGGGCTAAGACCTGTAGACTGTTTGAATAGTCGGCAGAAGTAATAGCGACTGATGCCAAGATAGTCAGCGATCGCATCAAGAGAAATTTCCTGGGCTAAATTATCCTGGATATAATCAACTGCTTTTTTTAGCTGCTGTTGCGGTAAACCTCCCTCATACTCTTGTATAGAGAATTTTTGAGTTGAGTAATTTTGCAGAAGATGCACAGCTAAGAAGGTTGCGGCTGATTCCGCATAAAGGCGGCTATCTGAACCCTTAGTTTTAAGCTGTGTCTTCAGTCCCAGCCCAATTTGATGAATCAGTGCATCTTGAGTGATCAGATGCGGTAACATCTCATATTCATCCGTATCCAGCAACTCTACAGCATTGCAAGTCAGTAATTCCGGCTCCAATTTGAGCAAAAGAACGTTCGCCTCTCTATCCCAACGGATTGCTTGGGGAGTATGCATCGGACAAAGCCCTACGCTACCCGTAAACATCAACCCTGTTTGCAGATGTCTGTTTACAGCTCGCTCCACCTGAAAACTCTGACCAAGA
Above is a genomic segment from Coleofasciculus sp. FACHB-1120 containing:
- a CDS encoding AraC family transcriptional regulator, whose translation is MSGEDLLDINESGENTFSQIFSKPPMLSSSRKLWSAMSLEHHYLPPGETLEYSLKQFVITINLGQSFQVERAVNRHLQTGLMFTGSVGLCPMHTPQAIRWDREANVLLLKLEPELLTCNAVELLDTDEYEMLPHLITQDALIHQIGLGLKTQLKTKGSDSRLYAESAATFLAVHLLQNYSTQKFSIQEYEGGLPQQQLKKAVDYIQDNLAQEISLDAIADYLGISRYYFCRLFKQSTGLSPHQYVIQQRVERAKQLLQRGEMSIAHVAQACGFAHQSHLNRHFKRLTGVTPKTLFKF